The following proteins come from a genomic window of Miscanthus floridulus cultivar M001 chromosome 2, ASM1932011v1, whole genome shotgun sequence:
- the LOC136538312 gene encoding protein G1-like5: protein MDLVPHPDSPHSDNSGGGGGGGSASGALSLPGASSAGAVSALASPSRYESQKRRDWNTFGQYLRNHRPPLSLARCSGAHVLEFLRYLDQFGKTKVHTPACPFFGHPAPPAPCPCPLRQAWGSLDALVGRLRAAYEENGGRPENNPFGARAVRLYLREVRDHQSRARGVSYEKKKRKKAPAHPVPAAVISSSSHDGNGHHHYEHQMPPPPPPGAAA, encoded by the coding sequence ATGGACCTGGTGCCGCACCCGGACAGCCCGCACTCCGacaacagcggcggcggcggcggcgggggctcgGCGTCCGGGGCGCTGTCGTTGCCGGGGGCGTCGTCCGCGGGCGCGGTGTCCGCGCTGGCGTCGCCGAGCCGGTACGAGTCGCAGAAGCGCCGGGACTGGAACACGTTCGGGCAGTACCTGCGGAACCACCGCCCGCCGCTGTCCCTGGCGCGCTGCAGCGGCGCGCACGTGCTCGAGTTCCTGCGCTACCTCGACCAGTTCGGCAAGACCAAGGTGCACACCCCGGCCTGCCCCTTCTTCGGTCACCCGGCGCCGCCGGCGCCCTGCCCGTGCCCGCTCCGCCAGGCGTGGGGCAGCCTCGACGCGCTTGTGGGCCGGCTACGCGCCGCCTACGAGGAGAACGGGGGGCGGCCCGAGAACAACCCCTTCGGCGCGCGCGCCGTCAGGCTCTACCTCCGCGAGGTCCGCGACCATCAGTCCCGCGCCCGGGGCGTCAGCTACGAGAAGAAGAAGCGCAAGAAGGCCCCGGCGCACCCCGTCCCCGCCGCCgtcatctcctcctcctcccacgaCGGCAACGGACACCACCACTACGAGCACCAGAtgccgcctccgccaccgcccggCGCAGCGGCTTGA